The Streptomyces sp. NBC_00162 sequence GCCGTCCCTGTTCGACGACGAGGCGGGTGGCAACGCGAACGCCGATGACCCGGCGATCTGGCGGAACGCCTCCGACCCCGACCGCAGCCTGGTGATCGCCACCGCCAAGGAAGGCGGCCTGCGCGTGTACGACCTGGACGGCCGTCAGGTCCAGACCCTGCCGGCGCCGCCGCCCCCGCGGGACGGCGACAAGCCCGGGCGCTTCAACAACGTCGACCTGATCACCGGGCTGCGCTTTCCCGACGGCCGGCACGATGTGGCGGTCGTCTCCGACCGGGGCCGCGACCAGCTGCGCTTCTACCGGATCGACCCCGAGCGCCCTGGCGGGCCACTCGTCGACGTCACCGACGAGGCAGCGGCCCCGCTGGTCTTCTCGTCCGGCCAGGACGAGGTCGACGACCAGCACACCGCCTACGGCCTGGCCGCCTACACCGACCGCGGCCGCTCGTTCGCGGTGACCAGCCGGCGCCACGACACCAAGCTCGCGCTGGCCGAACTCACCCCGGATGCGCGGGGGAAGGTCGGATACCGCCTCGTCCGGACCCTCACGCTGCCTTCCTCCTTCACCCTGCCCGACGGGACCGGCTGGACACCGTGCGCCGAGCCCGGCGAGCTTCCCCAGGTGGAGGGCATGGTCATCGACCCTGACAGCGGCGACCTGTACGCGGGCCAGGAGGACGTCGGCATCTGGAAGCTCGACGCCGACCTGCGCTCCCCGGCCCGCCTGATCGAGAAGGTCCGCTCCTACGGGGTGCCGGGCACCTGGAACCCGCAGACCGAGGAGTGCGACGCGGGGGCCGACCCGGGCTTCGGCGGCCGGCACATCAGCGCCGACGTGGAGGGCCTGACGATCTGGCGCGACCCCGAGGACCCCCGCGACGACGGCTACCTGATCGCCTCCAGCCAGGGCGACAACACCTTCGCCGTCTTCGACCGCGACCACCGCAACGCCTTCGTCCGCAACTTCCGGATCACCGCGGGCGGCAAGCCCGGCGCGCCCGACGGCTCGGAGGTCTGCGACGGTGCCGCCGTCACCAGCGCCCCGCTCGGTACGAGGTTCCCGCACGGCCTGCTGGTCGTCCAGGACGGCTCGAACACCCCGGAGACCGCCGGACCCGACGGGCAGGCCCGTACCGACACCGACTTCAAGTTCGTCGACTGGGCCAAGGTCGAACGCGCCGCGCGCCTCTGACCCGCTCGACACTGCCGAAGGCGTCCATGGCCTCGTCGTTCTGAGGTCATGGACGCTGTCAGCAGCGACGGGTCTGGTACGGCACGGGGACCGGGTGCGGCTCCGGAGGCGTCGGGCACCGGCGCAGGGCGACGAGGAACGTCAGCACGATTCCGCCCGCCACGAAGAAGAGCGCGGTGCTGATCCCCTCGGCGGTGGCGACGCGGAGCCGTTCACCGGAGAGGCCGTCGAGGCCGGCGGTCGCCACCAGGACGAGGACGGCGAGGCCGACGGCTGCGCCCGCGCCCGACGCGGTGGAGGCAATGCCGGAGGCGATGCCTTGTTGCCGGTCGGGGATTCCGGTGGCGGCGGCGATGAACATGGCCGTGAAGACCACCCCGTCGCCGACGCTGAGCGCCACGAGGCCGGGGACGAGTTCGGCGTAGGTGCCGTTGGGCGAGATCGTGAGGGCGAGTGCGAGCGCACCGAGCGCGCCGACGGCGAGGGCCGCGGCCAGCGTGCGCCTGAGACCGAACCGCGTCACGAGCCGGCCCGCGGTTGTCGAACCGGCCACCACCACCGCCGTGGGGATGAGGAAGCCGGCGCCGGTCTCCAGGGCGTCGTAGCCCAGAACCTCCTGGAAGTAGACCGACAGGAAGTAGAGCACGGAGCCGAAGGTCGCCATGAACATGAAGGCGATGACGACGCCGGTGACCAGGCTGGAATGGGAGAGCAGCCCCGGTGGCATGAGCGGGTCTCTGCTGCGCCGCTCGATGACGACGAAGGCTCCGATCAGCAGGGGGCCCGCCGTCGCGCTCACCAGAACGGCCGGCGAGAGCCAGCCCAGTCCGGGGCCCTGCACGAGGGCGAACACGATGAGCGTGACGCCGAGAGTGACACTGAGGGCACCGGGCAGGTCGAACGTACGGCCCTTTTCGCGTGCGCCGTCCCGAGGGATCAGTACGAAGGCGAGCAGCAGTGCCGGGCCGGCCAGGGCGACGTTGACGAGGAAGACCGCTTGCCAGCCGAAGGCCTGCGTCAGAACACCGCCGAGCAGCACACCGATGACGAGCCCTGCCGCGCCTGCCCCTCCCCAGATTCCCAAGGCGCGGTTGCGGGCCGGGCCTTCGGCGAAGGTGGTGTTGATGAGTGCCAGGGTGGTGGGGAAGACGAGCGCTCCGCCGAGACCCTGGAACGCGCGGGCGGTGAGGAGCAGTCCGGGGCCGGTCGCGCATGCTCCCGCGAGCGATGCCCCGGCATAGAGTGCGAGGCCGGTGGCCAGGATGCGGCGCCGTCCGAGCAGGTCGGCGGCACGCCCGCCGAACAGCAGGAAGCCGGCCGAGGCCACTGCGTAGGCGCTGATGACCGACTGGAGTGTCCGCGCGGAATAGCCGAGGTCGCGTGCGATGTCGGGCAGCGCCACGACCACGATGTACTGGTCGAGCGAAACGATCAGCATGGCGAAGGACAGGAGCGCGAGCATCGCCGTCTCCCGGTTCCAGCCGAGGCCGCCGGGCACAGACGATGGTTCTGTGGGTCGCACGGCAGCACTCCTGATGATCGCTCAAGTCTGCGCTCACGACCCTAGCCAGATCGCGCGCATCATGTGCCGGTCAGGGGGCTGGGGCCGCCCGTCAGGGTGACGTGGAGGCCGTCCGGCTGAACCTCTGCGGACGTGGCCCTGAGCCCAAGCGGGTACTCCTTCGGCGCACCCGGCTCCGATCCCAGACCGCCGCTGCCCATCCCGAGCCGACTGGCGGGGACGGAGCGGCCGAACACGGTGAACCCGTCGACGGCGAGCGTGACCTTCCCGTCCGCGAGTACGGGACGCAGTGTCAGCTGCCCTGCGCCGCCCGGGCCGACGGCGGCGAGGACGGTCCCCTTCTCCGGGTCGGTGGTGACCGCGGTCACCGGGACGGACCCCGCGGCGGCCCGGATCGCGGCGCCGATGGACTGCGTGGGGACGGTCACCTCGGCGTGGGTGCTGCCGACGGTGGCCCTCCCGCCGAGACGGACGTCGTCGAGCCGCGCCCGGACGCGGACTTGGGCGAGGCGTCCGAGGCGGGCGTCGTCGCTGCTGATGTCCAGACGGGGGATGTTCTCGCGCGCCAGGTCCCACAGGGCCCAGTCGCCGGCCACGCCGACCGCCACGTCGTTGCCGAGGGCGGGTGCCGCCGCCGCGATGCGGTTCTCGATCACGTTGCGGGCCGTGAACTCGGCCGCGCCCGTGCCGAGGGCCGCTACCAGGGCCACGGCGGTCGTGACCGTGACGGTCTTCGTGAGGCGGCGCTTCATCGGCGCTCTCCCCGGGCGGGCGCAAGGGCGGGCGCAAGGGCGGGGGCGGGCAGGGAGGTGGGCGCGGCGGCGGGTCCTTCCGGGTCGAGATGCGGAAGGATCCGGTCCAGCCAGCCGGGGAGCCACCAGTTGGCGCGCCCGAAGAGGTACATGGACGCGGGCACCAGGAGCAGGCGGACCACGGTGGCGTCGATGATCACGCTCACGCCGAGGCCGAGGGCGAGCATCTTGACGGCGACGTTCGTGGAGAGCAGGAACGCCAGGAAGACGCTGGTCATGATCAGTGCCGCGCAGGTGATGACGCGGGCCGTGGCGGCGAGGCCGGTGGCGACGGCCAGGTGGTTGTCCCTTCGGTGCAGCCATGTCTCGCGGATCCTAGAGAGCAGGAAGACCTCGTAGTCCATGGATAGTCCGAAGACGATCGCGAACATCATCATCGGTACGTAGGACTCGACGGGCACCTTCTCGGTGACGCCGAACAGCGCGCCGCCCCAGCCCCATTGGAAGACCGCGACGACCACGCCGTAGGCGGCGGCGATGGAGAACAGGTTGAGTACGGCGGCCTTGAGCGCGATCAGCGGGCTGCGGAAGACGGCGAGCAGCAGCAGGAACGCGGCCGTGACCACCACACCGATGATCAGGGGCAGTTTGGCGGTGAGGGTGTCGGTGAAGGTCTGGGTGGCGGCGGCGGTACCGGTGACGTAGCCGGTGGCACCCGTTCCCGACAGTGCCTGCGGCACCGTTTCGTCCTGCAAGGTGTGGATCAGGTCGGCGGTGGCACTGTCCTGCGGGCCGGTGGCGGGGGTGACCGTGCTGATGAGCAGGACGTGGTCGGGGCTGGGCACCGGGGTGGTCACGGAGGCGACGCCCGGTACGGCGGCCAGTTCGCGCTGGAGCGAGGCGGCGAGGTCCCGGCGCTGCGTCTCGTCGGCCACCTGCCGGCTGTCGAGGTGGGCCACGACGGTGAGCGGGCCGTTGGCGCCGGGGCCGAAGCCCTCGGTGATCAGGTCGTAGGCCCGTCGGTCGGTCCTGCTGGTGGACTGTGCTCCGGCGTCGACGTGGCCGAGCTGCATGGACGCGACCGGTATCGAGAGGACGCCGAGCAGGAGCAGGCCGCTGACCAGGAAGAGCCAGGGGCGCCGGCTGACCTTGACGGCCCAGCGGTGCCAGACGTCCGACGCGCCGGTGGGTTCGGCGACCGGTGTGCGCACATGGAGGCGGTCGATGCGGCGGCCGAGCAGACCCAGCAGCGCGGGAGTCAGCGTGACGGACGCGGCGGCGGCCACGACGACGCTGAGCCCGGCGGCGACGCCGAGGGTGCCGATGAAGTCCACGCCGCAGACGCAGAGCCCGCCCAGGGCCATGGCGACCGTGGCGGCGGCGACCAGGACGGCACGGCCGCTGGTGGCGACCGTACGCCCGACCGCCTCGGCGGGCTCCGTTCCGGTGTGCAGCAGGGCCCGGAAGCGGGTGGCCAGGAAGAGCGCGTAGTCGATGCCGACGCCGAGGCCCATCATCGCGGCCAGGGTCGGGGCCGCCTGGGCGAAGCCGAACTGTCCGGCGAGCAGTCCGAGACCGGCCAGGCTGACGGCCAGGCCGATCACCGCCGTCAGCAGCGGGAGCCCGGTGGCGGCGACGCTGCCGAAGCCGATCAGCAGGACGAGCACGGCGACGGCCAGACCGATGGCCTCCGAGGTGTGGTCGGCGGACTTGGGCGTGGCCAGCTGCCCGAGCGGGGCCCCGTACTCGACGGTGACGTGGTCGGAGCGCAGTGGCTGGACGGCGGTGTCGACCTCGGCGAGGTAGGAGGGGTCGAAGGTCGCCGGGTTGCCGTCGAAGCGGACGGTCACCTGGGCGATGTCGCCCTTCGCGGAGACCGCACCCGGCGTGGTGAGCGGGTCGGCCACCGACAGGACGTTCGGCAGGCGGCTCAGGTTGCCGACGGCCGCGTCGATCGCCGCCTGGTGACCGGCGAGCGAACCCTGACCGGACTGGAGCACGATGGGTGCGGCCGTGCCCCCGGAAGCGCTCGTGTGCGCCGTGAGCAGGTCGGCAGCGGTCTGGGTACGGGTACCGGGCAGGGAGAAGCTGTCCGCGAAGGTGCCGCCCCACGTGTGGTTGGCCAGCCCCAGGCCGACGAGGAGCAGGACCCACGCGGCGACGACCCGCCAGGCGTGCCGGGCACACCAGCGCCCGCTGCGGTGGAGGAGACCCGGCCCG is a genomic window containing:
- a CDS encoding phytase — encoded protein: MSVTASRRSPFIAAATIAALGLIAVPAHAHAHTDRGTAPSLPEVSASVETPSLFDDEAGGNANADDPAIWRNASDPDRSLVIATAKEGGLRVYDLDGRQVQTLPAPPPPRDGDKPGRFNNVDLITGLRFPDGRHDVAVVSDRGRDQLRFYRIDPERPGGPLVDVTDEAAAPLVFSSGQDEVDDQHTAYGLAAYTDRGRSFAVTSRRHDTKLALAELTPDARGKVGYRLVRTLTLPSSFTLPDGTGWTPCAEPGELPQVEGMVIDPDSGDLYAGQEDVGIWKLDADLRSPARLIEKVRSYGVPGTWNPQTEECDAGADPGFGGRHISADVEGLTIWRDPEDPRDDGYLIASSQGDNTFAVFDRDHRNAFVRNFRITAGGKPGAPDGSEVCDGAAVTSAPLGTRFPHGLLVVQDGSNTPETAGPDGQARTDTDFKFVDWAKVERAARL
- a CDS encoding MFS transporter; protein product: MRPTEPSSVPGGLGWNRETAMLALLSFAMLIVSLDQYIVVVALPDIARDLGYSARTLQSVISAYAVASAGFLLFGGRAADLLGRRRILATGLALYAGASLAGACATGPGLLLTARAFQGLGGALVFPTTLALINTTFAEGPARNRALGIWGGAGAAGLVIGVLLGGVLTQAFGWQAVFLVNVALAGPALLLAFVLIPRDGAREKGRTFDLPGALSVTLGVTLIVFALVQGPGLGWLSPAVLVSATAGPLLIGAFVVIERRSRDPLMPPGLLSHSSLVTGVVIAFMFMATFGSVLYFLSVYFQEVLGYDALETGAGFLIPTAVVVAGSTTAGRLVTRFGLRRTLAAALAVGALGALALALTISPNGTYAELVPGLVALSVGDGVVFTAMFIAAATGIPDRQQGIASGIASTASGAGAAVGLAVLVLVATAGLDGLSGERLRVATAEGISTALFFVAGGIVLTFLVALRRCPTPPEPHPVPVPYQTRRC
- a CDS encoding DUF2993 domain-containing protein produces the protein MKRRLTKTVTVTTAVALVAALGTGAAEFTARNVIENRIAAAAPALGNDVAVGVAGDWALWDLARENIPRLDISSDDARLGRLAQVRVRARLDDVRLGGRATVGSTHAEVTVPTQSIGAAIRAAAGSVPVTAVTTDPEKGTVLAAVGPGGAGQLTLRPVLADGKVTLAVDGFTVFGRSVPASRLGMGSGGLGSEPGAPKEYPLGLRATSAEVQPDGLHVTLTGGPSPLTGT
- a CDS encoding MMPL family transporter, with product MNIRSADGPGLLHRSGRWCARHAWRVVAAWVLLLVGLGLANHTWGGTFADSFSLPGTRTQTAADLLTAHTSASGGTAAPIVLQSGQGSLAGHQAAIDAAVGNLSRLPNVLSVADPLTTPGAVSAKGDIAQVTVRFDGNPATFDPSYLAEVDTAVQPLRSDHVTVEYGAPLGQLATPKSADHTSEAIGLAVAVLVLLIGFGSVAATGLPLLTAVIGLAVSLAGLGLLAGQFGFAQAAPTLAAMMGLGVGIDYALFLATRFRALLHTGTEPAEAVGRTVATSGRAVLVAAATVAMALGGLCVCGVDFIGTLGVAAGLSVVVAAAASVTLTPALLGLLGRRIDRLHVRTPVAEPTGASDVWHRWAVKVSRRPWLFLVSGLLLLGVLSIPVASMQLGHVDAGAQSTSRTDRRAYDLITEGFGPGANGPLTVVAHLDSRQVADETQRRDLAASLQRELAAVPGVASVTTPVPSPDHVLLISTVTPATGPQDSATADLIHTLQDETVPQALSGTGATGYVTGTAAATQTFTDTLTAKLPLIIGVVVTAAFLLLLAVFRSPLIALKAAVLNLFSIAAAYGVVVAVFQWGWGGALFGVTEKVPVESYVPMMMFAIVFGLSMDYEVFLLSRIRETWLHRRDNHLAVATGLAATARVITCAALIMTSVFLAFLLSTNVAVKMLALGLGVSVIIDATVVRLLLVPASMYLFGRANWWLPGWLDRILPHLDPEGPAAAPTSLPAPALAPALAPARGERR